The following coding sequences lie in one Candidatus Phytoplasma solani genomic window:
- a CDS encoding rRNA adenine N-6-methyltransferase family protein has product MKKLKLSKSAKTHFQKVSFAKQNALSIALVIISLITFIWGIVHSCLQTHLSGFSYFQNIFNFTRQSVFLILIVALLAFTKYKTNKFYSLLSFIALINILIVGLVFKDFISDSNQAFISNNSIIAIMATYLQYILLPLFYGFYFWKKALLLLTWKKAWLVLIHPSLYFLTFLNQKQQPFIIPNYQSYPSLPYFKIFLAFVFLTLALIGIKKIKIKFIYKMLMLFLVLFVASVIPRETSDWSHGRESILHPQQMGASFFPEPQETAQQMANLVFEKDQKLNDGEKILELGAGSGNVTKYLIHKFGVKNVIALEYDNHLCQVLRDKYEGLQVIEGDACNFIKLLKDKKVGIDKIKGIVSTLPLSVFTPEKLKELNDNLSKTIVDNEIKFLEYRLLPFLREKHIIEGVKEFKDSSKNQFSIYNFVIPLKIFVFEKKN; this is encoded by the coding sequence ATGAAAAAATTAAAATTATCAAAATCAGCCAAAACACATTTTCAAAAGGTTTCTTTTGCCAAACAAAATGCATTATCAATTGCCTTAGTCATTATTTCTTTAATTACTTTTATTTGGGGCATTGTTCATAGTTGTTTACAAACACATTTATCTGGGTTTTCGTACTTTCAAAATATTTTTAATTTCACCAGACAAAGTGTTTTTTTAATTTTGATAGTAGCTCTTTTAGCTTTTACCAAATATAAAACAAATAAGTTTTATTCACTTTTAAGTTTTATTGCTTTAATCAATATTTTAATTGTTGGCTTAGTTTTCAAAGATTTCATTTCGGATTCTAATCAAGCCTTTATCTCTAATAATTCAATTATAGCAATAATGGCTACTTATTTGCAATATATTTTATTGCCTTTGTTTTATGGCTTTTATTTTTGGAAAAAAGCCCTTCTGCTTTTAACTTGGAAAAAAGCATGGCTTGTTTTGATCCACCCTTCGCTTTATTTTTTGACTTTTTTAAATCAAAAACAACAACCTTTTATCATTCCTAATTATCAATCTTATCCTAGTTTACCTTATTTTAAAATTTTTCTTGCTTTTGTTTTTTTGACTTTGGCTTTAATTGGGATTAAAAAAATCAAAATCAAATTTATTTATAAAATGTTAATGTTATTTTTAGTTCTTTTTGTCGCTTCAGTTATTCCAAGAGAAACAAGTGATTGGAGTCATGGTAGAGAATCAATTTTACATCCTCAACAAATGGGAGCTTCCTTTTTTCCTGAACCACAAGAAACAGCCCAACAAATGGCTAATTTGGTTTTTGAAAAAGACCAAAAATTAAATGATGGTGAAAAAATTTTAGAATTAGGCGCAGGCAGTGGTAATGTTACTAAATATTTAATTCACAAATTTGGAGTTAAAAATGTTATCGCTTTGGAATACGATAATCATTTATGTCAGGTTTTGCGTGACAAATATGAAGGATTGCAAGTTATTGAAGGTGATGCTTGTAATTTTATAAAATTATTAAAAGATAAAAAGGTTGGTATTGATAAAATAAAAGGCATTGTTTCGACTTTACCTTTAAGTGTTTTTACCCCAGAAAAATTAAAAGAATTAAACGATAATCTTTCTAAAACAATAGTAGACAATGAAATTAAATTTTTAGAGTATCGTCTTTTGCCTTTTTTAAGAGAAAAACATATTATTGAAGGCGTCAAAGAATTCAAGGATTCGTCAAAAAATCAATTTTCGATATATAATTTTGTTATTCCTCTCAAAATTTTTGTTTTTGAAAAAAAAAATTAA
- a CDS encoding ATP-binding protein, translating into MEKNNKSDSSLPKKNWTFLIAIVCLSILTIVSFIFGTVAFISNLKQPPNDALQQPPFPDSDEGLTPPPPQNTSGIKGDALKGLLEAFAPPETNYENFPGFDVVHGLKEPIEQLKEIAHRFDPANAKHYQKIAPIKPMEYPKGAVLYGPPGTGKTLLAECFAKEAKMNFYIITPKNTLEEIEAIFRKARRNSPSLIFADEAEEIIKSRTSKLLEEGDTKKTDLLLAEIDGVKTDKENPVFFLAATNHKDKIDSAILSRLESIYIGYFGPEERKAFIDLMIKVKKFRIEEYTKNYYLDIIMQKFNKALEHPEMFAIALKHGFTIPALGGQEIKGNKTDKHPHGNLAPLGDSIKRQELMAIYARTENKNIAEIETKLAFDFNWDSLNEADMKQKLQLEKALQEAREQFNKDNKLPYDIEDLEKVKAHFYDLLSGRKLEAFIVKAAMKAGKNKHEDITIGDLEEAFRDYFGYQKEFGETNRNYELKSF; encoded by the coding sequence ATGGAAAAAAATAACAAAAGCGATTCATCCTTACCAAAAAAGAATTGGACTTTTTTAATAGCCATTGTTTGTTTAAGTATCTTAACAATTGTATCGTTTATTTTTGGTACAGTCGCTTTCATCAGCAATTTAAAACAACCTCCCAACGATGCTTTACAACAACCACCATTTCCTGATTCAGACGAAGGACTAACTCCTCCACCACCGCAAAATACAAGCGGCATTAAGGGTGATGCTTTAAAAGGTTTGTTAGAAGCGTTCGCTCCACCAGAAACTAATTATGAAAACTTCCCAGGTTTTGATGTGGTTCATGGTTTAAAAGAGCCGATTGAACAATTAAAAGAGATTGCTCACCGTTTTGATCCAGCAAACGCTAAACATTACCAGAAAATAGCACCAATAAAACCGATGGAATATCCCAAAGGAGCCGTTTTGTATGGGCCTCCAGGAACTGGTAAAACTTTGTTAGCTGAGTGTTTTGCCAAAGAAGCGAAGATGAATTTTTACATTATCACCCCAAAAAACACTTTAGAAGAAATTGAAGCTATTTTTAGAAAAGCACGCAGAAATAGTCCTTCTTTGATTTTTGCCGATGAAGCCGAAGAAATTATTAAATCAAGAACTTCTAAACTTTTAGAAGAAGGAGATACTAAAAAAACCGATTTACTGTTAGCCGAAATTGATGGAGTTAAAACCGACAAAGAAAATCCAGTCTTTTTCTTGGCGGCAACCAACCATAAAGACAAAATAGATTCTGCCATCCTTTCGCGTTTAGAAAGCATTTATATCGGCTATTTTGGTCCAGAAGAAAGAAAAGCATTTATTGACTTAATGATAAAAGTCAAAAAATTTCGGATCGAAGAATATACCAAAAACTATTATTTAGACATAATCATGCAAAAATTCAATAAAGCTTTAGAACACCCTGAAATGTTTGCCATCGCCTTAAAACACGGCTTTACTATTCCAGCTTTAGGGGGACAAGAAATTAAAGGTAATAAAACTGACAAACACCCACACGGTAATTTAGCCCCTTTAGGAGATAGTATAAAACGACAAGAATTAATGGCAATTTATGCTCGTACTGAAAATAAAAATATCGCCGAAATTGAAACCAAGCTTGCTTTTGATTTTAACTGGGATAGTTTAAATGAAGCCGATATGAAACAAAAATTACAATTAGAAAAAGCACTACAAGAAGCACGCGAACAATTTAATAAAGATAATAAATTACCATATGATATTGAAGATTTAGAGAAAGTCAAAGCTCATTTCTACGATCTTTTATCAGGGCGAAAATTAGAAGCCTTTATTGTTAAAGCAGCGATGAAAGCTGGAAAAAATAAACATGAAGATATTACAATAGGTGATTTAGAAGAAGCTTTCCGTGATTATTTCGGTTACCAAAAAGAATTTGGCGAAACTAATAGAAACTACGAGCTTAAATCTTTTTAA
- a CDS encoding lipoate--protein ligase, whose protein sequence is MILIQTNRPCDLKPYFYYALESYALNHLLKKNPTETYFFLWKIQGVVVGKNQIIENEVNLDYLQQHQIPLFRRPTGGGCVYNDSQTPLFSIIAKKNKIFSFKPYLSKIMLSLRKLGLNIVFSGRNDLLLDGKKISGNAFLQNQNGMITHGTLLYNCDFNTMIKVITPNDQKLISKGIKSVRSRVTNIKKHLPQNMSQDDLMQHLIKSLTVKTYSLSQEETKTIEANALQYASPEFTFLEQPHHTKILKKRFSWGTIEIFLDLRFGKIQALSLIGDFFHKEDNLASFCHAFQGVIYQTKHLVKVLAQTDINDYILDATNDDFLNLLKEGILEEQLLSTTTK, encoded by the coding sequence ATGATTTTAATTCAAACTAATCGCCCTTGCGATTTAAAACCTTATTTTTATTACGCTTTAGAATCTTACGCTCTTAATCATTTATTGAAAAAAAACCCAACAGAAACCTATTTTTTTCTTTGGAAAATTCAAGGGGTTGTCGTTGGCAAAAACCAAATTATCGAAAACGAAGTTAATTTAGATTATCTTCAACAACATCAAATCCCTTTATTCAGAAGACCGACAGGCGGGGGCTGTGTTTATAACGACTCACAAACTCCTCTTTTTAGCATCATTGCTAAAAAAAACAAAATTTTTAGCTTTAAACCTTATTTATCTAAAATTATGCTTTCTTTACGAAAATTAGGACTAAATATTGTGTTTAGCGGCAGAAACGACCTTTTGTTAGATGGTAAAAAAATTTCTGGTAACGCTTTTTTACAAAATCAAAACGGTATGATTACGCACGGTACCTTGCTTTACAATTGCGATTTTAACACCATGATTAAAGTGATTACTCCTAACGACCAAAAATTGATTTCTAAAGGAATTAAAAGTGTTCGTTCCAGAGTGACTAATATTAAAAAGCACCTTCCTCAAAATATGTCACAAGATGACTTAATGCAACATTTAATTAAGTCTTTGACTGTTAAAACTTACTCATTAAGCCAGGAAGAAACCAAAACCATCGAAGCAAATGCGCTTCAATACGCCTCCCCTGAATTTACCTTTTTAGAACAACCTCACCACACTAAAATACTGAAAAAACGCTTTTCATGGGGGACAATAGAAATCTTTTTAGATCTTCGTTTTGGCAAAATACAAGCATTGTCTTTAATCGGTGATTTTTTTCACAAAGAAGATAATTTAGCCTCTTTTTGTCATGCTTTTCAAGGAGTAATCTACCAAACGAAACATTTAGTCAAAGTTTTGGCTCAAACAGATATTAACGATTATATTCTAGATGCCACCAACGATGATTTTTTAAATTTATTAAAAGAAGGTATTTTAGAAGAACAACTACTAAGTACTACAACAAAATAA
- the argS gene encoding arginine--tRNA ligase, translated as MTLDSIKNKIQTVIKQTLCQEIFLQVQTESKEFDFSLPLFTYAKRKNSKPALLFDSIKKELIIIQEIDQITFLNGFLNIKLKRGLLAKTLLLQINELQSNYGSQKPNQQTVVIDYSSPNIAKNFSVGHLRSTVIGNSLKNIYQKLGFKVIGINHLGDWGTQFGKMIVAYQKWGQEEKILKDPINELQKLYLLFHQKALEDKTLNDEANEAFLQLEKQKQEYLKLWNYFRDVSLREFLKIYNILGISFDYFLGESFYNDKTEDLLKELKEKNMIKQEDQMLLIQLDQLPPGLIQKTNGSTLYLTRDLAAFKYRYETYHCQTILYVVGNEQKLYFQQLAQVIQKMGYWDVKIENINFGLVLMNGKKMSTRHHKFTTLIDIIKQATNLAQKIIQEKNPSLSCSEKIAQKIAVGAIIFNDLKNDRHLDIDFNLENILKFKGQTGPYLQYTAARLNSLLKKEKIDLSLIDETIYQQNHYFVLIKLLSQFPSILEKSQQDKMPSILSRYIIKLTQNINGLYAQEKILSTKETIKNTNLLLVKAVLIVLQESLRILGVPFLENM; from the coding sequence ATGACGCTAGATTCTATTAAGAACAAAATACAAACTGTCATTAAACAGACTTTATGTCAAGAGATTTTTTTACAAGTTCAAACAGAAAGCAAAGAGTTTGATTTTTCCTTACCCTTGTTTACTTATGCTAAAAGAAAAAATTCTAAGCCTGCTTTACTTTTTGATAGCATTAAAAAAGAATTAATTATTATACAAGAAATCGACCAAATAACTTTTCTAAATGGTTTTCTAAATATCAAACTAAAAAGAGGGCTTTTAGCAAAAACTCTTTTATTGCAAATCAACGAACTACAAAGTAATTATGGCAGTCAAAAACCCAATCAACAAACAGTAGTGATTGACTATTCTTCTCCCAATATCGCTAAAAATTTTTCTGTAGGTCATCTTCGCTCTACTGTTATTGGCAATTCTTTAAAAAATATTTATCAAAAATTAGGTTTTAAAGTCATAGGAATTAATCATTTAGGAGATTGGGGTACTCAATTTGGTAAAATGATTGTTGCTTATCAAAAATGGGGACAAGAAGAAAAAATTTTAAAAGATCCAATTAACGAATTACAAAAACTTTATCTTCTTTTTCATCAAAAAGCTTTAGAAGATAAAACACTAAACGATGAAGCTAATGAAGCTTTTTTGCAATTAGAAAAACAAAAGCAAGAATATCTTAAACTATGGAATTATTTTCGTGATGTTTCTTTGCGCGAATTTTTAAAAATTTATAATATTTTAGGAATTTCTTTCGATTATTTTTTAGGAGAATCTTTTTATAACGATAAAACAGAAGACCTTTTAAAAGAATTAAAAGAAAAAAATATGATAAAACAAGAAGATCAAATGTTATTAATACAACTAGATCAATTGCCTCCTGGCTTGATTCAAAAAACTAATGGTAGTACTTTATATTTAACTAGAGATTTAGCCGCTTTTAAATATCGTTACGAAACTTATCATTGTCAAACTATTTTATATGTAGTAGGAAACGAACAAAAACTTTATTTTCAACAATTAGCTCAAGTTATTCAAAAAATGGGATATTGGGATGTTAAAATAGAAAATATTAATTTTGGTCTAGTTTTGATGAATGGCAAAAAAATGTCAACAAGACATCATAAATTTACTACATTGATAGATATCATTAAACAAGCAACTAATTTAGCACAAAAAATAATTCAAGAAAAAAACCCTTCTTTATCTTGCTCAGAAAAAATTGCTCAAAAAATCGCTGTTGGAGCTATTATTTTTAATGATTTAAAAAACGATAGGCATTTAGATATCGATTTTAATCTTGAAAATATTTTAAAATTTAAAGGTCAAACAGGTCCTTATTTACAATATACAGCTGCTCGCCTTAATTCGCTTTTAAAAAAAGAAAAAATAGATCTTAGTTTAATTGATGAAACAATATATCAACAAAATCATTATTTTGTTTTAATTAAATTATTAAGTCAATTCCCTTCTATTTTGGAAAAAAGTCAACAAGATAAAATGCCAAGTATTTTATCAAGATATATTATCAAATTAACTCAAAATATTAATGGTTTATATGCACAAGAAAAAATTTTATCTACTAAAGAAACAATTAAAAACACTAACCTTTTGTTGGTGAAAGCTGTTCTAATTGTTCTTCAAGAAAGTCTAAGAATTTTGGGAGTGCCTTTTTTAGAAAATATGTAA
- a CDS encoding AAA family ATPase, translated as MNLYRFFTKNKIIFYIVILIILTFSTVIALEGFYFIKEKKQLKNASLINFYELIDKIKEREVNNVHYIHKNNNNFFFKEHYLIYAQGYEQQKYYCFITASLYNTLLFNLNNYKIFLQSITSNTKYNFLELYIRLIFFLSTLIFMCWILVNLSNFFFNSKRNLSQKLYQNKNTITFADIAGLEQEKKELFELVDILKNPQKYKQNGIQTPKGVLLEGPPGTGKTLLAKALANEINIPFYFFSGSEFVEVYIGVGAARIRNIFQEIKKNSSCILFIDEIDALGGKREKFLNSSGNQEKNHTLNQFLVEMDGFERLNQVIVIGATNRIDMLDPALLRPGRFDRIIKIKLPDLKARKAILQVHARNKKIAADIDWQKMAYQTQGTNGAQLAAILNEASILAMRNQRTKIDFKILEKALERVLLGVSQNKRLYTSEEKKIIAYHEAGRAVISSKLLLAPKISEITVNMQTIKKKYHPLFFFQAKTINSLQKMLALVTFYLAGRAAEELIFNDISDLFDDFNHAQTIAKSIVKKYEINDIMTNQEPIFSNYNLTNQEVKKIITNCFFEAKTIIQKNQTLLKEISQALLKKETIKISDR; from the coding sequence GTGAATTTATACCGCTTTTTTACAAAAAACAAAATCATCTTTTATATCGTAATTTTAATTATTTTAACTTTTTCGACAGTTATTGCTTTAGAAGGTTTTTATTTTATTAAAGAAAAAAAACAATTAAAAAATGCTTCTTTGATTAATTTTTATGAACTCATTGACAAAATCAAAGAGCGAGAAGTTAACAACGTTCATTATATTCATAAAAATAATAATAACTTTTTTTTCAAAGAACATTATCTCATTTATGCTCAAGGGTACGAACAGCAAAAATATTACTGTTTCATTACTGCTTCTCTTTATAATACCTTATTATTTAATCTCAACAATTATAAAATTTTTTTACAATCAATTACTTCTAACACTAAATATAATTTCTTAGAATTATATATCCGTTTAATCTTCTTTTTATCTACTCTTATTTTTATGTGTTGGATTTTGGTTAACCTTAGTAATTTTTTTTTCAATTCTAAAAGAAATTTATCTCAAAAGCTTTATCAAAATAAAAATACTATCACTTTTGCAGATATCGCGGGATTAGAACAAGAAAAAAAAGAATTATTTGAGTTAGTCGATATCTTAAAAAATCCACAAAAATACAAACAAAACGGTATACAAACTCCAAAAGGAGTTTTATTAGAAGGTCCGCCTGGCACTGGTAAAACTTTACTTGCTAAAGCCTTAGCCAACGAAATTAACATCCCTTTTTATTTTTTTTCCGGTTCTGAATTTGTTGAAGTTTATATCGGCGTAGGAGCCGCTCGCATTAGAAATATATTTCAAGAAATCAAAAAAAACTCCTCTTGCATTTTATTTATTGATGAAATTGATGCTTTAGGGGGTAAAAGGGAAAAATTTTTAAATAGCAGTGGCAATCAAGAAAAAAATCATACCTTAAACCAATTTTTAGTTGAAATGGACGGCTTTGAGCGATTAAATCAAGTCATTGTCATTGGGGCAACCAATAGAATTGATATGCTAGATCCGGCGTTATTGCGTCCTGGTAGATTTGATCGGATTATTAAAATTAAATTACCTGACCTAAAAGCTCGTAAAGCCATTTTGCAAGTACATGCTCGCAATAAAAAAATTGCTGCCGATATCGATTGGCAAAAGATGGCTTATCAAACCCAAGGAACAAACGGGGCTCAATTGGCTGCTATTTTAAACGAGGCTTCTATTTTGGCTATGAGAAATCAAAGAACAAAAATCGACTTTAAAATCTTAGAAAAAGCCCTGGAACGTGTTTTGTTGGGGGTAAGCCAAAATAAACGTCTATATACTTCCGAAGAAAAAAAAATAATTGCCTATCACGAAGCCGGACGAGCCGTTATCAGCTCCAAACTTCTCTTAGCTCCTAAAATAAGTGAAATTACTGTCAATATGCAAACCATTAAAAAAAAATATCATCCTCTTTTTTTCTTCCAAGCAAAAACTATCAATTCGCTGCAAAAAATGTTAGCTTTAGTAACTTTTTATTTAGCCGGCAGAGCAGCTGAAGAGTTAATTTTTAACGATATTTCGGATCTCTTTGATGATTTTAACCATGCTCAAACAATCGCTAAATCGATTGTTAAAAAATATGAAATTAACGATATTATGACAAATCAAGAGCCTATTTTTAGCAATTATAACTTAACAAACCAAGAAGTTAAAAAAATAATTACTAACTGCTTTTTTGAAGCTAAAACCATTATTCAAAAAAATCAAACTTTATTAAAAGAAATATCCCAAGCTTTATTAAAAAAAGAAACGATTAAAATAAGTGATAGATAG